In a genomic window of Rhinolophus ferrumequinum isolate MPI-CBG mRhiFer1 chromosome 2, mRhiFer1_v1.p, whole genome shotgun sequence:
- the TMEM50B gene encoding transmembrane protein 50B → MAGFLDNFRWPECECIDWSERRNAVASVVAGILFFTGWWIMIDAAVVYPKPEQLNHAFHTCGVFSTLAFFMINAVSNAQVRGDSYESGCLGRTGARVWLFIGFMLMFGSLIASMWILFGAYVTQNTDVYPGLAVFFQNALIFFSTLIYKFGRTEELWT, encoded by the exons ATGGCAGGCTTCCTAGATAATTTCCGTTGGCCAGAATGTGAATGTATTGACTGGAGTGAGAGAAGAAATGCTGTGGCTTCTGTGGTAGCAGGTATATTG TTCTTCACAGGTTGGTGGATAATGATTGATGCAGCCGTGGTATATCCTAAGCCAGAGCAGCTGAACCACGCCTTTCACACATGTGGTGTATTTTCCACATTGGCTTTCTTCAT GATAAATGCTGTGTCCAATGCTCAGGTGAGAGGTGACAGCTACGAAAGCGGCTGTTTAGGAAGAACAG GTGCTCGGGTTTGGCTCTTCATTGGTTTCATGTTGATGTTTGGGTCACTTATTGCTTCCATGTGGATTCTTTTTGGTGCATATGTTACCCAAA ATACTGATGTTTATCCAGGACTAGCTGTGTTTTTTCAAAATGCACTTATATTTTTTAG